TAAGTGATCGAGAGCTGCAATTTGTGCATCTCGTTTATTACACATCAACACCATGTCACAACCTGCATTCAAGGCAGCTTTCGCTCTATCGGCTGGTCCGCCCATTATGGCAGCGCCTTCCATCGTTAAATCGTCAGAGAACACCAAGCCTTTGAACCCAAGCTGCTGCTTCAATACTTTCTGCAGCCAATACTGTGAACCACTCGCTGGTTGATCATCATAGTGAGAGAAAACCACGTGAGCTGGCATCATGGCATCCAATATTCCGGCTTCAATTTGCGCCTTGAAGATTGCCATGTCTGTTTCAAAGATGTCGTCTCTAGGGTCATATGGCGTTTCTAAGTGAGAGTCAGCAATCACACCACCGTGTCCAGGGAAGTGCTTTCCTGTTGTCGCCATGCCAACCGACTTCATGCCCTTGATGAAAGCGCTGCTATGACGAACAATGGTATCGATATCTTCACCAAATGCTCGGCTACCAATCGCCTTACAGTCGTGACCTTTATCTAAGACTGGCGCAAAGCTCAGATCGATATCATGGGCAATCAATTCCGCAGCCATCAACCAACCGGCCTGTTCTGCCAACTGCTCACCATTATTCTTGGCCGCAAATTCTTGCGCGGCAGGGATAATTGAAAAGCCGTCGCGGAAGCGTTGTACTCGTCCTCCCTCTTGGTCAACACCAATCAAAATAGGACGCTTGGCAACTTTACGGATCTCTTTGTTTAACGCCGATAACTGTTTGCTATCGTGATAATTTCGAGTAAATAAGATGAGACCACCAACGGTTGGATGCTCTAAAATTTCT
The Vibrio kanaloae genome window above contains:
- the nagZ gene encoding beta-N-acetylhexosaminidase; translation: MGPLWVDVAGYELTAEDREILEHPTVGGLILFTRNYHDSKQLSALNKEIRKVAKRPILIGVDQEGGRVQRFRDGFSIIPAAQEFAAKNNGEQLAEQAGWLMAAELIAHDIDLSFAPVLDKGHDCKAIGSRAFGEDIDTIVRHSSAFIKGMKSVGMATTGKHFPGHGGVIADSHLETPYDPRDDIFETDMAIFKAQIEAGILDAMMPAHVVFSHYDDQPASGSQYWLQKVLKQQLGFKGLVFSDDLTMEGAAIMGGPADRAKAALNAGCDMVLMCNKRDAQIAALDHLAIQEVPLANSLLKKHSFDLSMLHSDARWKETSETIKRMLGSE